Proteins found in one Miscanthus floridulus cultivar M001 chromosome 4, ASM1932011v1, whole genome shotgun sequence genomic segment:
- the LOC136551274 gene encoding uncharacterized protein, protein MASASASWSKRWIRPEVYPLFVPMAAALGICSYQLVRNITGNPEVRVTKEKRAAGVLDNHEEGERYAMHGLRKFVRGKKPEIMASINSFFADPPKDD, encoded by the exons ATGGCTTCCGCGTCTGCGTCATGGTCCAAGAGGTGGATCCGCCCCGAG GTGTACCCGCTGTTCGTTCCGATGGCGGCGGCGCTGGGCATCTGCTCGTACCAGCTGGTGCGCAACATCACGGGCAACCCGGAGGTGCGGGTGACCAAGGAGAAGCGGGCGGCGGGCGTGCTGGACAACCACGAGGAGGGGGAGAGGTACGCCATGCACGGCCTCCGCAAGTTCGTCCGCGGGAAGAAGCCCGAGATCATGGCCTCCATCAACTCCTTCTTCGCCGACCCTCCCAAGGACGACTAG